A region of Thermococcus barossii DNA encodes the following proteins:
- a CDS encoding SAM hydrolase/SAM-dependent halogenase family protein — translation MITLTTDFGLRGPYVGEMKVAMLRLNPEAVIVDVSHSITRHSIIEGSFVMEQVVKYSPEGTVHVGVIDPGVGTGRRAVIIEGEQWLVVPDNGLATLPLKHIKARKAYEIDFEKIKHFTKWPISSTFHGRDVFGPAGALLDAWVEPEKLGREIPLESLIRLDVEPKREDDLWLLRVIYIDDFGNVILNLEDYEKPRAVELPDFDLSIPYLDTYGQVKPGELLALPGSHDYLEIAVNQGSAAEMLGLKVGDEVRVKLVGGD, via the coding sequence ATGATAACTCTGACGACCGACTTTGGCCTTAGGGGCCCCTACGTTGGGGAAATGAAGGTTGCTATGCTGAGGCTCAACCCGGAGGCGGTAATCGTTGATGTCAGCCATTCAATAACCCGACACTCCATCATCGAGGGCTCCTTCGTCATGGAGCAGGTCGTCAAATATTCTCCGGAGGGAACGGTTCACGTTGGCGTCATAGACCCCGGCGTTGGAACCGGGAGGAGGGCGGTTATAATCGAAGGCGAGCAGTGGCTGGTCGTTCCCGACAACGGTTTAGCCACGCTCCCCCTCAAGCACATAAAGGCCCGGAAGGCCTACGAAATTGACTTCGAAAAGATAAAGCACTTTACCAAGTGGCCAATTAGCTCCACCTTCCACGGAAGGGACGTTTTTGGCCCGGCGGGGGCCCTGCTGGACGCATGGGTTGAACCCGAGAAGCTCGGAAGAGAAATCCCCCTGGAAAGCTTAATCAGACTGGACGTCGAACCGAAGAGGGAAGATGACCTCTGGCTGCTCAGGGTGATTTACATCGACGACTTTGGGAACGTCATCCTCAACCTCGAAGACTATGAAAAACCAAGGGCCGTTGAACTTCCCGATTTCGACTTGAGTATCCCCTACCTCGACACCTACGGACAAGTGAAGCCCGGAGAGCTTTTGGCCCTCCCCGGAAGCCACGACTACCTTGAAATAGCCGTCAACCAGGGAAGCGCGGCGGAAATGCTTGGACTTAAGGTCGGGGACGAGGTGAGGGTGAAGTTGGTTGGAGGTGATTGA
- the pgsA gene encoding archaetidylinositol phosphate synthase, translating into MVLNRYRENVKGYLEALVRPLARAGVTPNTITFLGLLISLAGAYLFYRGEQVIAALVLLFGSLVDALDGTLARLTGKTSRFGAFLDSTFDRISDGAVLFGIALGNLADWRVAFIAFMGSYLVSYERCRAELAGSGKLAVGIAERAERLLIIIITALFGHVEYGLYAVAVLAWITVIQRLYAAYQRLKE; encoded by the coding sequence ATGGTTCTCAACCGCTACCGCGAGAACGTTAAGGGCTACCTTGAGGCCCTCGTGAGACCCCTCGCGAGGGCGGGGGTGACTCCGAACACGATAACCTTCCTCGGTCTGCTGATAAGCCTCGCCGGGGCGTACCTCTTCTACCGCGGCGAGCAGGTCATAGCGGCTCTCGTTCTGCTCTTCGGCTCTCTCGTCGATGCCCTCGACGGAACGCTCGCAAGACTCACAGGGAAGACGAGCCGCTTTGGAGCGTTCCTGGATTCAACCTTCGACAGGATAAGCGACGGTGCGGTTCTCTTCGGGATAGCCCTGGGCAACCTAGCCGACTGGCGTGTTGCTTTCATTGCCTTCATGGGGAGCTACCTCGTCAGCTACGAGCGCTGCAGGGCCGAGCTGGCTGGTTCCGGAAAACTGGCCGTGGGAATAGCCGAAAGGGCGGAGAGGCTGCTGATAATAATCATCACCGCGCTCTTCGGCCACGTTGAGTACGGCCTCTACGCGGTTGCAGTCCTGGCGTGGATAACCGTCATCCAGAGGCTTTACGCCGCCTACCAAAGGCTCAAGGAGTGA
- a CDS encoding nicotinamide-nucleotide adenylyltransferase — translation MVRRGLFVGRFQPVHNGHIKALEFVFSQVDEVIIGIGSAQASHTLKNPFTTSERMEMLIRALNEAGVEKRYYLIPLPDINFNAIWATYVVSMVPRFDVVFTGNSLVAQLFREKGYEVIVQPMFRKDILSATEIRRRMVEGEPWEELVPKSVAEFIREIKGCDRIKMLATNLEKNEKELQAPIRIPEF, via the coding sequence ATGGTAAGGCGCGGACTCTTCGTCGGCCGGTTTCAGCCGGTCCACAACGGGCACATAAAGGCCCTTGAGTTCGTTTTCTCGCAGGTTGATGAGGTGATAATCGGAATTGGAAGCGCGCAGGCGAGCCACACGCTCAAAAACCCCTTCACGACGAGCGAAAGGATGGAGATGCTGATAAGGGCGCTGAACGAGGCAGGGGTTGAAAAGCGCTACTACCTGATTCCGCTCCCGGACATCAACTTCAACGCCATCTGGGCGACCTACGTGGTGAGCATGGTTCCGCGCTTCGATGTGGTTTTCACGGGCAACTCGCTCGTTGCACAGCTGTTCAGGGAGAAGGGCTATGAAGTGATAGTCCAGCCTATGTTCAGGAAGGACATCCTCTCGGCGACGGAGATAAGAAGGCGCATGGTCGAGGGCGAGCCGTGGGAGGAGCTGGTTCCTAAAAGCGTCGCCGAATTCATCAGGGAGATAAAGGGCTGCGACAGGATAAAGATGCTCGCCACGAACCTCGAAAAGAACGAGAAGGAGCTGCAGGCGCCGATTAGGATTCCTGAGTTCTGA
- a CDS encoding transglutaminase-like domain-containing protein — protein sequence MVMRKIIPLLLILIVVVSGCLFKPPAEVKFSVDKTLVRPGGTIHVVIFVNNTGKVGLTGATLVLGDDSFQILQEPKFPEILPVGESVQLVWILRAPLKPGVYSLKLSLELTDELKRSWTGFYGQFRITVSSEAGPSDEVEVNVEAPKVIEGGQTADITVIIKNKLDVPIELRDLSFNLFNGMKVVSAGTLPASVDGKDEVRIRYTVRAPYAYREGYISTILKYAISGAEGSTVKSFPLKVVWKPWNQSTEVLKDAYGLKYHWVTDEYIVDGYWMKRYNSTSEFNRTEFRNITLGIIGNSESEPQAAEAIYSWMMRTYSLGDTTSTLEPDKILPQDRISYAEAQILITAMLRSVDIPARVITLSNGTDCTMRPMTEFYTADGWYIVDVRHNFVGSVDEYLASPYFPKVYQLVTRDGFRIVAQAPATLQGHEHVDVTGDFLANLEDRLLKTVTERLKPELRSKLMLVMNNLDENERLYALFIFASAPSEEDLNRVLSDYSTSKIEQDVKTMYEFYKNMTWRDDFTRYWRIFAGEV from the coding sequence ATGGTCATGAGAAAGATAATCCCTCTCCTGCTGATTCTCATTGTGGTGGTTTCAGGCTGCCTCTTCAAGCCTCCTGCGGAGGTTAAATTCTCGGTTGATAAGACACTCGTCCGGCCCGGAGGAACGATTCACGTGGTTATATTCGTGAACAACACCGGAAAAGTCGGGCTCACCGGTGCGACGCTCGTCCTCGGAGATGACAGCTTTCAGATACTCCAAGAGCCGAAGTTTCCGGAAATACTCCCCGTAGGCGAGAGCGTTCAGCTCGTCTGGATTCTTAGGGCGCCCCTTAAGCCCGGTGTCTACAGCCTGAAGCTGTCCCTTGAGCTTACCGACGAGCTCAAACGCTCGTGGACGGGTTTCTACGGACAGTTCAGAATAACGGTGTCGAGCGAGGCCGGTCCTTCCGACGAGGTAGAGGTAAACGTTGAGGCACCCAAGGTCATCGAGGGTGGGCAAACTGCCGATATAACAGTCATTATCAAGAACAAGCTCGACGTTCCGATAGAGCTCCGCGACCTCAGCTTCAACCTCTTCAACGGTATGAAGGTCGTGAGCGCAGGGACGCTTCCGGCATCTGTTGACGGAAAGGACGAGGTGAGGATCAGATACACCGTAAGGGCACCGTACGCATACCGTGAGGGGTACATATCCACCATCCTCAAGTACGCGATAAGCGGCGCCGAGGGTAGCACTGTCAAGAGCTTCCCGCTGAAGGTGGTGTGGAAACCCTGGAACCAGAGCACCGAGGTTCTAAAGGATGCCTACGGCCTGAAGTATCACTGGGTAACGGACGAATACATAGTCGACGGCTACTGGATGAAGCGCTACAATTCGACGTCGGAGTTCAACAGAACCGAGTTCAGGAACATCACGCTGGGAATAATCGGCAACTCAGAATCGGAGCCCCAGGCAGCGGAGGCAATATACAGCTGGATGATGAGGACGTACTCCCTCGGAGACACCACCTCCACCCTTGAACCGGATAAGATACTCCCGCAGGACAGGATAAGCTACGCGGAGGCCCAGATACTCATCACGGCGATGCTGCGCTCGGTTGACATCCCCGCCAGGGTTATAACGCTCTCCAACGGAACGGACTGCACGATGAGACCCATGACCGAGTTCTACACCGCCGACGGGTGGTACATCGTGGACGTGAGACACAACTTCGTTGGTTCCGTTGACGAGTACCTCGCCAGCCCGTACTTCCCCAAGGTGTACCAGCTTGTGACCCGCGACGGCTTCAGAATAGTCGCCCAGGCACCGGCAACCCTTCAGGGACACGAGCACGTTGACGTCACCGGCGATTTCCTCGCGAACCTTGAGGACAGGCTCCTGAAGACCGTAACCGAGAGGCTGAAACCGGAGCTGAGGTCAAAGCTCATGCTCGTCATGAACAACCTCGATGAGAACGAGAGGCTCTATGCCCTCTTTATCTTTGCCTCCGCACCCAGCGAGGAAGACCTGAATAGAGTGCTGAGCGATTACAGCACGAGCAAGATAGAGCAAGACGTAAAAACCATGTACGAATTCTACAAGAACATGACCTGGAGGGACGACTTCACCAGGTACTGGAGAATATTCGCGGGGGAGGTATGA
- a CDS encoding tRNA (cytidine(56)-2'-O)-methyltransferase: MIAVLRLGHRPERDKRITTHVALTARAFGADKIIIAAEMDEHVKDSVEDVVERWGGPFEITFDPSWKRIMREWKNRGGVIVHLTMYGIHVDEAMPRIRDELRKGKDVLVVVGAEKVPKEAYEMADYNVAVGNQPHSEVAALAVFLDRLLDGEGLRKEFEGAKLRIIPQERGKRVIELK, encoded by the coding sequence ATGATAGCGGTTCTAAGGCTCGGACACAGGCCGGAAAGGGACAAGAGGATAACGACGCACGTGGCTTTAACGGCGAGGGCCTTCGGAGCGGATAAGATTATAATAGCCGCCGAGATGGATGAGCACGTAAAAGACAGCGTGGAGGACGTGGTTGAACGCTGGGGCGGGCCTTTTGAGATAACCTTTGACCCCAGCTGGAAGCGCATCATGCGCGAGTGGAAGAACCGGGGAGGAGTGATAGTCCACCTCACGATGTACGGGATTCACGTTGATGAAGCGATGCCAAGGATCAGGGACGAGCTGAGGAAGGGAAAGGACGTGCTCGTCGTCGTCGGTGCCGAGAAGGTGCCCAAAGAGGCCTATGAGATGGCCGACTACAACGTGGCGGTGGGAAACCAGCCCCACAGCGAGGTGGCCGCTCTGGCGGTTTTCCTGGACAGACTGCTCGACGGAGAAGGCCTCAGAAAGGAGTTCGAAGGGGCAAAGCTCAGGATAATCCCGCAGGAGAGGGGGAAGAGGGTAATCGAGCTGAAGTGA